From the genome of Rhizobium sp. NXC24, one region includes:
- a CDS encoding ABC transporter permease → MFVAIFQRLAQMIFVMFGISALVFLIFFATPGSDPAARIAGRNASQETIQAIRSEFGFDRPLPVQYAIMMKRLFVTQDLASYVNRGMRVVPEVAVAAPVTLSLVFGAAVLWILGGVVTGVVATMTRGSLLDRGLMMLALVGVSMPVYWLGEVMNLISQSRLHDTWLFSWVPALGYKPLFEDPLGWFKTLIIPWITLATLYIGIYGRVLRANLVEAYHEDYIRTARAKGLSPARVMLRHALRTSLIPFVTMFGLDFGALVGGAALLTEVVFGLNGVGRLTYQALLNLDLPMILGTVMYASFFVVLANACVDIIYVLIDPRVRGS, encoded by the coding sequence ATGTTTGTCGCAATCTTCCAGCGTCTCGCCCAGATGATCTTCGTGATGTTCGGCATCTCGGCGCTCGTCTTCCTAATCTTCTTTGCGACGCCCGGCTCCGATCCGGCTGCCCGCATCGCCGGCCGCAATGCCTCTCAGGAAACTATCCAGGCCATCCGATCCGAATTCGGCTTCGATCGGCCGCTGCCCGTGCAATATGCGATCATGATGAAGCGGCTTTTCGTGACGCAGGATCTCGCCTCTTACGTCAATCGCGGCATGCGCGTGGTGCCGGAAGTCGCCGTCGCGGCGCCGGTGACCTTGTCGCTCGTCTTCGGCGCGGCAGTTCTCTGGATCCTGGGCGGCGTGGTGACCGGCGTCGTAGCCACCATGACACGGGGCAGCCTACTCGATCGCGGGCTGATGATGCTTGCGCTCGTCGGCGTTTCCATGCCGGTCTACTGGCTTGGCGAGGTAATGAATCTGATCTCCCAGAGCCGCCTTCACGATACCTGGCTTTTTTCCTGGGTGCCCGCACTCGGCTACAAGCCGCTTTTCGAAGATCCGCTGGGCTGGTTCAAGACGCTGATCATTCCGTGGATCACATTGGCGACGCTCTATATCGGGATTTACGGCCGCGTCCTGCGCGCCAACTTGGTGGAAGCCTATCACGAAGATTATATCCGCACCGCTCGTGCCAAGGGGCTGAGCCCGGCGCGGGTAATGCTCAGGCACGCGCTCCGGACGTCGCTGATCCCGTTCGTTACCATGTTCGGCCTCGATTTCGGCGCACTGGTTGGCGGCGCCGCATTGCTTACCGAAGTCGTCTTCGGCCTCAACGGTGTCGGACGGCTGACTTATCAGGCGCTGCTCAATCTGGATCTGCCGATGATTCTTGGCACG
- a CDS encoding ABC transporter permease, producing MNALADTPSSEIERLDAVATRSGAGPWRRAWVLLKRDKPTIAAVFLLLVIVLSSLAAPFYAADIAGTDPFRSNLSGKVTVDGKKVKIMQASTEGLGLGVTPIGPTWGAQYFLGADTQGRDVAARLLYGGRNSLLIASAATAVCLVLAAAIGISAGFFGGLADIVLSRILDILWAFPVYLLAISLSIVMISKGVVIGPIEITADSLLLPIGIIGIIYVPYVARPVRGRVLALKESEFVLAAVGLGIPAWRILLKDILPNVSTMLIVFIPLMMALNIVTESSLSFLSIGVQAPDASWGTIIQDGQTLLYTRPAVALAPGIVIALTVLSLNVVGDSIRDVLDPRTKIV from the coding sequence ATGAACGCCTTGGCCGATACCCCATCTTCCGAGATCGAAAGGCTCGACGCCGTTGCGACGCGTAGCGGCGCCGGTCCCTGGCGGCGGGCCTGGGTGCTCCTGAAACGCGACAAGCCGACGATCGCCGCCGTTTTCCTGCTCCTCGTGATCGTGTTGTCGAGCCTTGCGGCGCCATTCTACGCCGCCGATATCGCCGGCACGGATCCGTTCCGCTCCAACCTGAGCGGCAAGGTCACGGTCGACGGCAAAAAGGTGAAGATCATGCAGGCCTCTACCGAGGGGCTGGGCCTCGGCGTGACTCCGATCGGGCCGACCTGGGGAGCGCAATATTTCCTCGGTGCCGATACGCAGGGTCGCGACGTTGCCGCCCGCCTCCTCTATGGCGGAAGGAATTCCCTGCTGATCGCGTCGGCTGCGACGGCCGTCTGTCTCGTGCTGGCCGCAGCCATCGGCATATCTGCGGGTTTTTTCGGCGGCCTCGCAGATATCGTGCTGTCGCGCATTCTCGACATTCTCTGGGCGTTTCCCGTCTATCTGCTGGCGATCTCGCTTTCGATCGTGATGATTTCGAAGGGCGTTGTGATCGGCCCGATTGAAATCACTGCCGACAGTCTGCTCCTGCCGATCGGCATCATCGGCATCATCTACGTGCCCTATGTCGCAAGACCCGTCCGCGGCCGGGTGCTCGCGCTCAAGGAGAGCGAATTCGTGCTCGCGGCGGTCGGGCTCGGTATTCCAGCCTGGCGCATTCTGCTCAAGGACATTTTGCCGAACGTGTCGACCATGCTCATCGTCTTCATACCGCTGATGATGGCGCTCAACATCGTCACCGAGTCGTCGCTTTCGTTTCTTTCGATCGGCGTACAGGCGCCGGATGCGAGCTGGGGAACAATCATTCAGGATGGGCAGACGCTGCTCTATACGCGCCCGGCCGTGGCGCTCGCGCCCGGCATCGTCATCGCGCTCACCGTTCTCTCCCTTAACGTGGTCGGCGACAGCATCCGTGACGTGCTCGACCCACGCACCAAGATTGTCTGA
- a CDS encoding ABC transporter substrate-binding protein, with amino-acid sequence MMTRTTTFFRAGAAFAGLLLAQTMLSGVAHAEDRAALMAQHRGGTMTLSAVSAAGTIDPMLNYTAQYWQIYQMSYDGLVKFKQAGGTEGFKIVPAIAEEMPEIKNDGKTYVFKIRKGIKFWNGKDVTPADVVASFQRIFKVKGPTMGSFYNGIVGADKCMADGDTCTLDGGVIADEKAGTVTINLTAADSEFFAKLAVPHASIVPADTPAKDAGTSPIPGTGAYMIESYNPNEKMVLKRNPYFKEWSVDAQPDGYADEIDYKFGMTEEAGINAVINGQVDWMFDTPPTDRLPEIGSKYAKQVRIDPLAAFWYAPMNVNLPPFNNIKARQALNYALDRDALVGLFGGEVLAQPTCQILPPDFPGHVDDCIYTKDPGPKWSEADMDKAKQLVEESGTKGQKVTVIAEDNAVARGIGTYIQSVLNELGYDASMKAISPNIEFAYIQNTNNNVQISVTQWYMDYPAASDFLNVLLSCSSFNKGSDSSINIAGYCNKDLDAKMKAAMTLSLTDEKAANAEWAKIDKAYMAEAPLAPLFTPKSVNFTSARLGNYAFNKQNRWVISQSWVK; translated from the coding sequence ATGATGACACGGACAACAACATTTTTCCGCGCGGGGGCAGCTTTCGCCGGCCTTCTGCTCGCCCAGACCATGCTTTCGGGGGTGGCTCACGCCGAGGACCGGGCCGCGCTCATGGCTCAGCATCGCGGTGGCACGATGACGCTCTCGGCCGTTTCGGCGGCCGGCACCATCGATCCGATGCTCAACTATACGGCCCAGTATTGGCAGATCTACCAGATGAGCTATGACGGCCTCGTCAAGTTCAAGCAGGCGGGTGGTACGGAAGGCTTCAAGATCGTGCCCGCGATCGCCGAGGAAATGCCGGAGATCAAGAATGACGGGAAAACCTATGTCTTCAAGATCCGCAAGGGCATCAAGTTCTGGAACGGCAAGGACGTCACGCCGGCCGATGTCGTGGCCTCGTTTCAGCGGATCTTCAAGGTCAAGGGTCCAACCATGGGCAGTTTCTACAATGGTATCGTCGGCGCCGATAAATGCATGGCTGATGGTGATACCTGCACGCTTGATGGCGGTGTGATTGCCGACGAGAAGGCCGGCACAGTCACCATCAATCTCACCGCGGCGGATTCGGAGTTCTTCGCCAAGCTTGCGGTACCGCATGCGAGTATCGTCCCAGCCGATACGCCCGCCAAGGATGCCGGCACGAGCCCCATACCGGGAACCGGTGCCTACATGATCGAAAGCTACAACCCAAATGAAAAGATGGTGTTGAAGCGCAATCCCTATTTCAAGGAATGGAGCGTCGATGCGCAGCCGGACGGCTATGCCGACGAAATCGACTATAAGTTCGGCATGACCGAGGAAGCCGGTATCAATGCCGTGATCAATGGTCAGGTGGACTGGATGTTCGACACGCCGCCGACGGATCGCCTGCCTGAGATCGGCTCGAAATACGCCAAGCAGGTTCGCATCGATCCGCTCGCGGCCTTTTGGTACGCGCCGATGAACGTCAATCTACCGCCCTTTAATAACATCAAGGCGCGACAGGCCCTGAACTATGCGCTCGATCGTGACGCACTCGTCGGGCTCTTCGGGGGTGAAGTGCTGGCACAGCCGACTTGCCAGATCCTGCCGCCCGATTTCCCCGGCCATGTCGATGATTGCATCTATACCAAGGACCCCGGCCCGAAGTGGTCGGAGGCAGATATGGACAAGGCCAAGCAACTGGTCGAGGAATCGGGCACGAAGGGTCAAAAGGTGACCGTGATCGCCGAAGACAACGCGGTTGCACGCGGCATCGGCACCTATATTCAGAGCGTCCTCAACGAGCTCGGCTATGATGCCTCGATGAAGGCGATCTCGCCCAATATCGAGTTTGCCTACATTCAGAATACCAACAACAACGTCCAGATCAGCGTTACCCAGTGGTATATGGACTATCCGGCCGCGTCGGACTTTCTGAATGTGCTGCTCTCCTGCAGCAGCTTCAACAAAGGCAGCGATTCCTCGATCAATATCGCCGGCTATTGCAATAAGGACCTCGACGCCAAGATGAAGGCGGCCATGACCCTTTCGCTGACCGATGAGAAAGCCGCCAATGCCGAATGGGCCAAGATCGACAAGGCCTATATGGCTGAAGCGCCGCTGGCGCCGCTGTTCACGCCGAAGAGCGTGAATTTCACCTCCGCCCGCCTCGGAAATTATGCCTTCAACAAGCAGAACCGCTGGGTCATCTCCCAATCCTGGGTGAAGTAA
- a CDS encoding proline iminopeptidase-family hydrolase, with amino-acid sequence MEVIEGYAPYGSYRSWYRITGDLASGKPPLIVAHGGPGCTHDYVDSFKDIAATGRAVIHYDQVGNGKSTHLPEKGGDFWTVAFFKAELHNLIDHLGIRDAYCLLGQSWGGMLSAEFSVDRPAGLKALVIANSPAAMKTWISEANRLREALPADVQATLLKHELAGTTGSPEYVKATDVFNERHVCRVVPMPPEVKRTFDAIAEDPTVYYTMNGPNEFHVIGTMKDWSIVGRLSTIDVPTLLISGRYDEATEACVQPYADEIPDVRWRIFEQSSHMPHVEERAACMAEVGAFLNEKAP; translated from the coding sequence ATGGAGGTAATCGAAGGCTATGCGCCCTATGGCAGTTACAGGAGCTGGTACCGGATCACTGGAGACCTCGCATCCGGCAAGCCGCCGCTGATCGTCGCGCATGGCGGGCCTGGCTGCACGCATGATTATGTCGACAGTTTCAAGGATATCGCCGCCACCGGCCGCGCCGTCATCCACTATGACCAGGTGGGCAATGGCAAGTCCACGCACCTGCCGGAAAAGGGCGGTGATTTCTGGACGGTCGCCTTCTTCAAGGCGGAGCTCCATAACTTGATCGACCATCTGGGCATCCGGGACGCCTATTGCCTGCTCGGACAATCCTGGGGCGGCATGTTGTCGGCTGAATTCTCCGTCGATCGGCCGGCCGGTCTCAAGGCGCTCGTGATCGCCAATTCGCCCGCGGCAATGAAAACCTGGATTTCCGAGGCCAATCGCCTTCGCGAAGCCTTGCCGGCCGACGTGCAGGCCACGCTGCTCAAGCATGAACTGGCCGGCACCACGGGCAGCCCAGAATACGTCAAGGCAACAGACGTTTTCAACGAGCGCCATGTCTGCCGCGTCGTCCCCATGCCGCCGGAGGTAAAGCGCACCTTCGATGCCATAGCCGAGGACCCGACCGTCTACTACACGATGAACGGCCCCAACGAATTCCATGTCATTGGCACGATGAAGGATTGGTCGATCGTCGGTCGTCTTTCGACCATCGATGTCCCGACGCTGTTGATCTCTGGTCGCTACGACGAGGCGACGGAGGCCTGCGTGCAACCCTATGCCGATGAAATCCCGGATGTGCGCTGGCGGATCTTTGAACAGTCCAGCCACATGCCGCATGTCGAGGAACGCGCGGCCTGCATGGCCGAGGTTGGCGCATTTCTGAATGAGAAAGCGCCCTGA
- a CDS encoding ANTAR domain-containing protein, which produces MSRFERPMFSRWRAVILHRPHPSVEALTRQLESLHIQVKAVWPQLDEQDAQADVVFFDADMGHDQQFPWPSGFSPMPLVALIGSEAPGRIEWVLSQGSNAHMLKPIGSTGAYSALLIASHAYQKARSHADDIRALEDRLRQRPIVVRAVLQLMQQGYAGEAAAFKRLRRISMDWGMTVEEAADAICKNDRRTHGGH; this is translated from the coding sequence ATGAGCCGCTTCGAACGACCGATGTTTTCGAGGTGGCGCGCAGTGATCCTGCATCGGCCGCATCCGTCCGTCGAGGCGCTGACGCGCCAGTTGGAGTCGCTGCACATCCAGGTCAAGGCCGTCTGGCCGCAGCTCGATGAGCAGGATGCTCAGGCCGATGTGGTGTTCTTCGATGCCGACATGGGACACGACCAGCAATTTCCCTGGCCATCTGGCTTTTCGCCGATGCCGCTCGTCGCGTTGATCGGCTCGGAAGCGCCGGGGCGGATCGAATGGGTGCTCTCCCAGGGCTCGAACGCGCATATGCTGAAGCCGATCGGCTCGACAGGCGCCTATAGCGCGCTGCTGATCGCATCGCATGCCTACCAGAAAGCCCGCAGCCATGCCGATGATATCCGTGCGCTCGAGGACCGATTGCGTCAGCGACCGATCGTGGTGCGCGCCGTATTGCAATTGATGCAGCAGGGATATGCCGGCGAAGCCGCCGCTTTCAAACGCTTGAGACGCATCTCGATGGATTGGGGCATGACGGTCGAAGAGGCCGCGGACGCCATCTGCAAGAACGACAGGCGTACCCACGGCGGACATTAG